The DNA segment AATGAATGCACTATATGAGGTTCTggtagagctgggcgatatggacaaaaacTCATATGATGATAAATGTACTGAATTTTCACGATAACAATAAATTTAATGATAAGTTTATAACAATGTGCACCAGTTACTTTTTTACATTACCcttaaaactactactactactttcaaTGTTGTGGCCATGACTGTCCCGTTAGCAATAGCCCATATTAGCAGAGTTATTTCATTTCAAACGTCATATTTCTCTAGTAACGGCTACTTATCGTTATTATCAATATCAGTAACATGTCCTCCAGAAATGGTCGGTGTCGATAATTGTCTGTTTTTCTTCCCAGCTCTAGGTccaggtcaaaagcagtgcacttcatagggaacaGAGTGTAATTTTAGATGTATACACTCTGATACTGCACAGTAGATAATTTCTCTGAGGTGGTGACAGCAGACACTCACTGATATTCTCTTGGTCTCTGGCTCAGCGATCACCCCGGTGCTTTTGAGGTCAAAGTCCCCGATGGCGCGTGTCATGGCTAACCTGCCGTTAACGTGGGGCTGCCCCAGACTGTTCCAGGTCACCCAGCCACCGCTCTTCTTTATcctggaggtagagacagacaggtggttTTAAAGCACGGGAGAGGGCTCTTAAATGACTTACGTAGAGTTGTTAAAACTTATAGTAAGATCTTAATCCATAGTACTTAGCACATTTCTATTAGTGTCCGATGTGATGGATAAAGCATGCCTCCTGCGACTCCCAACCTTACAGCTACCAACAAATGAATATCAGATCAAGTCTTTCTCGAGCCTGGATATCTGCCGTACCTCTCCTTCTCGTCCTTCCTCTCGGGGGTGTGGTCCAAGGTGAGTTTGAGGGCCTTGGCCTTGCGGCAGAGCATGGCGCGGCTGTCCCCCACACTGCCCACCACCAGCTCTATACCGTCCCTCAGCAGGGCCACCGTGGCCGTGGAGCCAGCGCTCACCACTACAACACCAGGAAGTAGAGGGAAACACATCAGGGGGGGAAACGCATctgaagaccacacacacacactctacacaacaGTAAggccagacacacacagctaacaAGCAACACACAGAGTTGACAATCATCATATTATGATAAACTTGTTTCTCAAAACACACAATTAATTATTCAGATACATGCTCAAAATGTATTCTCACACATTCACAGCATAGGTGGCACGTGACACACACTCACGAGTCATACTCCACAACATGAGAACAGAATGGAGGGGGAGGTTACTAGTCTAAACAAAAAGGATGGCTGAAGagacagagtcagacagacatgCATGTCACACTGTTTTAGGGTTACAGAAACAGAATGAGAGCAACTGCAATACAGTCAGTGGAACTTTGGATCTCTGACCAGTGGTGTCATACAAAAATGTCAGAGTTACAATGAGTGACCTAATATACAGTCCTATATACAGTGGACTGGCCCATGGCAGAATACAGAAAGCAGCAGTGACAGACATGCATCCTTTAGAATCAGATAGCGCTTATCAGGACTATCATCATGGTAATCAAATCTATAGGTGAGAGCTCTAGGCTAATGCCTCTTTCAATAATTAAGTGTATAACACTACAAATTTCATGACTAAGTTTCTATGTGTCATGTTTTGTACACATGGTGATTTGTGTTTTGTTCCCTCTTGGGTGTCCTTAGCAACCATTTGCATGGTAACAGCCTACAGTTTCTGATTTTACAATGATCCTTATACAGCTGTTCAAATCAACTTGTGTGAGAGAaatagaaaaggagagaggagagagagaaagatgaggaaCCTTCCAGTAGTCCAGGATAGGACCCGCTGGACTCTCCATTATCTAGCCCCCCTTCTCCTTCCAAAAAGGTGCCTGGTGCCTCCAGCTCTTAGCTGGCTCCGCTGCTGTCGTaaataacatgcacacacacacacacagggcacatTGGGACATTTCACGCCGTCTGTGGTCGACATTTTGGCCACACACTCAAGCTAAACTGATTGACTGTCACCATCTTGGCGGTTAAACTAGGCCTTTCTCAGAGAAAACGGTCGACATTCTACGATTGCTAACATCTGAGTCTCCAGGCGACCTTTACAAAAGAAAATGGCTGCCAAAGGAACTGAAGGTAAACTTGATCCAGTATCTTGGAAGGGTGCATGCACTACAAGAGGACAACCCTGATTCTTATCTGCAGGGCATCCAGTGGAGTTGTTTGTTTAGAATGCTTGTCTGCCACATGCATGTCCTAACCTGTGCTTTGCAGTCTGAGAAAGGTGACCCTGGGTATTAATGTTTAGCTTTCACAGCACTAGAGGCAGCGACTGAAAATTCACGTTAGCTCCATTTAGGATCGGTTAAGTCATCATAGCTCTTGGCAGAGCAGTCACATTGATAAGTTAGGCTATTCGTTAATATTTCAACACAAGCTAAAGACTTTACCTTCAAGTTTAACATAAAAACAAGAACTCAGTGCGGTCTACGTACAttgtcagtacagagacagtcTATCTACATTCCCTGACGTGTAACATCACAGACGGAACCTACCATGAGGGAAGAAGTGGAGGTGTCTTGCCAAGGCTTTGTCCAGTTCAAGGAATGCTTTAGTAAGAACAACTTCCAGATTTTCCTCCTCTGCTATAAGATCCCTGAAATAACACCAAAACAcattcaatcaatcagattcatTACCTGCTATCTCAATGGTCTCAGCCTGACCTCTGAAGAGATTGTGCAAGTATAAAAAGGATAAAAACTAAATTGAAGTGCATTTTTTCTCCAGTCCATTCAACAAACATTAGGCCCTAAACTGATCCTACAGGCCAATGCCCTGACTAAACACAGATCATAAAACCCAGTCAGATGACTTACTTAATGTACTTCTCCATGTACTTGTCGCAGAAGTCTGCCGCCTCAGGCCCTCCGTGGCCGTCGAACACGGCAAAGTAGAGGATATTGTCTGTCATCTGGGAGACCTGGAAGCGGTCCTCGTTTTCCCGCCGGTGGCCGATGAGCGAGGCGCAGCCCACCTTGGACAGGCTGACCTTGGGGATGGGCTTGCCGTACTTAATGGAGGGCGACAGGTTGATGGGCTCGTCGATGCGGTTGTCCCAGATGCCGAACGAGTCCCAGGTGGTGGGCTTGCCGCTGCTATCCGGGTCGAAGCGCGTGTTGCTGGCCCGCAGCAGGCCCAGGTGGAGCGGCCGTTGGAGGTCATCCTGCAGGGGTAGGACACTCACTAGGGCTGTCTGGAGGAAACCCCTCTGTCGCATGGCCTGAGTCCCCCCCGACCGGGCCAGGTGGATGAGAGCGGAGGCTGACATGGTCACCAACAGCAGCAGACGACTCCTCGCGGGGAGAGAGATCCTCTGGCCAACAACACAGGTTACCCTAGAGCAGAGGTTTCTGGACTGCAAATATGCTAACAATTGGGGAAGAAGGATAGATAGCTATTAGATTGAATGTCAAGTCAACAAGAGCTCCTAGATAGGTGCTGTAAATTGAATAGAAGAGTTGGACTTGGCCTTGGAAACGTCAGCCAGTTTTCCTAGGCCTGCTGTGTTCTGCCAGCTGCAGAGTGGCTGAGTTCCAATAGATGTCACAGGAATGGATGGTGGCTGGATtgatatttctatgtttgttgaTGCAGGacactcgctctctctatcttcctGTGTCTCTCGACTCCATACAACAGAAAATGCATGTGAAATAGCCTACTTAATTAAGTTCttctctattccatatgtagGCCTAGCCACATCTTAAGATATGTCTTAAAACTGCACTATAAAGTTCCAAGTAACCTCGGTCATCATTGGTCTAACATGCCAAGCTGTAAGTGTCAGGATGCTTCACTTGCTGTGTTGCCTACATTTCTTCTTTTTCACACCTGTCCTGAAGCATTCTGAACATTTGTCAGAATCAGTTGATAAAATAATGCAGTTATCACTTATCGGTAACTGGTGCAGCTAAAGAGCATGAACACTAGACAGGAGTCAACAGCACTTGTTATTTTATTACAGCTGAATAAATAAATATCTAATTATTCAAAATGTTTCAGAAGGCTCATTAACAGGCATGCACAAAAGTATACATAgattgcaaaaaataaataatgattgACAATGTTAACGTTAGTCCATTAGTGCAGCGTATTTTTCTAATGTCAACACAAACACTTccgcgagcaggcctttctaatcgacctggccggggtatcctggaatgacattgacctcatcccgtcagtagatgatgcctggctattctttaaaagtgccttcctcaccatcttaaataagcatgccccactcaaaaaatgtagaactaggaatagatatagtccttggttcactccagacctgtctgcccttgaccagcacaaaaacatcctgtggcgttctgcattagcatcgaatagcccccgtgatgtgcaacttttcagggaagttaggaacaaatatacacaggcagttagaaaagctaaggctatctttttcaaacagaaatttgcatcctgtagtactaactcaaaaaagttctgggacactgtaaagtccatggagaataagagcacctcctcccagctgcccactgctctgaggctaggaaacacttaccaccgataaatccactataattgagaatttcattaagcgtttttctacggctggccatgctttccacctggctacccctaccccggtcaactgcccggcaccctccacagcaacccgccaaagcccccaccatttctccttcacccaaatccagatagctgatgttctgaaagagctccaaaatctggacccatacaaatcagccgggctagacaatctggaccctctctttctaaaattatctgccgaaattgttgcaacccctattactagcctgttcaacctctctttcatatcgtctgagattcccaaagtttggaaagctgccgtggtcatcccccgtGACACTCtggacccaaactgctacagacctatatctatcctaccatgtctttctaaggtcttcgaaagccaagttaaacagattaccgaccatttagaatcccaccgtaccttctccgctatgcaatctggtttcagagctggtcatgggtacacctcagccacgctcaaggtcctaaacgacatcataaccgccatcgataagagacattactgtgcagccgtattcatcgacctggccaaggcattcgactctttcaatcaccacattcttattagCAGActtgacagccttggtttctcaaatgattgcctcgcctggtttaccaactacttctctgatagaggtcagtgtgtcaaatcggagggcctgttgtccggacctctggcagtctcgaTGGGTGTGCCACATGGataaattctcaggccgactctcttctctgtatacatcaatgatgtcgctcttgctgctggtgagtctttgatccacctctaagcagacgacaccgttctgtatacttctggcccctctttggacactgtgttaactaacctccagacgagcttcaatgccatacaactctccttccgtggcctccaactgctcttaaacgcaggtaaaactaaatgcatgctattcaatcgatcactgcccgcacctgctcgcccgtccagcatcactactctggacggctctgacttagaatacgtggacaactacaaatacctgggtgtctggttagactgtaaactctccttccagactcacattaagcatctccaatccaaaattaaatctagaatcggcttcctatttcgcaacaaagcatccttcactcatgctgccaaacataccctcgtaaaactgactatcctaccgatcctcgacttcggtgatgtcatttataaaatagcctccaacactctcttcaacaaattggatgcagtctatcacagtgcaatccgttttgtcaccaaagccccatacactacccaccattgcaacctgtacactctcgttggttggccctcgcttcatactcgtcgccaaacccattggctacaggttatctacaagtctctgctaggtaaagcccagcctcatctcagctcactggtcaccatagcagcacccactcgtagcacacgctccagcaggtatatctcactggtcacccccaaagccaattcctcctttggtcgtctttccttccagttctctgctgccaatgactggaacgaactgcaaaaatatctgaagctggagactcatatctccctcactaactttaagcaccagctgtcagagcagctcacagatcactgcacatagcccatctgtaaacagcccatctatctacctacctcatccccatactgtatttatttatcttgctcctttgcaccccagtatctctacttgcacattcatcttctgcacatatacaattccagtgtttaattgctatattgtaattacttcgccaccatggcctatttattgccttaccttaccccatcactgtatatagactttgttttcttttgttctactgtattattaactgtatgttttgtttattccatgtgtaactctgtgttgttgtatgtgtcgaattgctatgctttatcttagccaggtcgcagttgcaaatgagaacttgttctcaactagcctacctggttaaataaaggtgaaataaaaataaataaaagaaaaaaacTTGACAAACGGCGCATGACGCAACACCATAACCGATCATTCACAAGTTAGCTTGCTAACTAGCAACCAAACAAGCTACTGCTTAGCTAGTTAGATAGCTGCAGTGCTGTGCAGAATGTAAACTAATGGTTTCGCAAACGACCCCTGTTTATTTCATCACACTAACGTTAAATAGTAAGGATAGACGATAAAGTATTCCTAATTTGAGACTATTTCTTAGCTCATTTGATAGGTAGAGCTATGCTAACAGCAGCTAGCAAAATAATCCATGATTTGCGCAGCCTATCTCCCGCCCTTGGACAACAATCACATTTCTTCGGTATTTCTCTGCAGAAAATGTTGTATTCTTACCTTTAACTCTTTACAACGTCTTCGTATATGTTGCAAAAGCTGCACAGCGTACAGTTAAATGAATCAAAAGTGTCCGTGTGTTGAGTGCCGAACGCTATCAAACAAGAAGAGGAACTGCGCCTGTCACACGCGCAGCGCGAATCAGCATGCTAGAAACATTTACGCCTCCCTCCCAcccggttgtcactagttaccacagccacaaagtcattggctaaaattcatgaaaacagaaaacagctttttggtcttaatttaaggttatggttaggtatGAGGTCAGCAGtgaggttagggtaaggtttaaaGTCAGATTTTACgtagataaattgtagaaatagatGGGATTTAGACATAATTATGACTTGATGGATGTGGTAACTagtagcgctctctctctctcgcgcgcgcacacacacacacacacatacacgtagaGCACAATAAAGTCAACCTATGTGGACCACACGTTAGTCATCAGTCAATCATCACATCATCATGTTCTGCTGGGGAGACGGTTCGAGTGGACAGTTTGGTCTAAACTTTGAGAATGTGTCTGTTCCTACAGCAGGGAATATATTCTCTGATAAAGTCACAGAAATTACTTGTGGGGAGCAACACACTTTATTTCTCACGGTAGATGGCAGGATCCTATCATGCGGGCGCAACTCAAAGGGACAACTTGGTAGACAGAAGAACAGAGATTCAAAATTACCAGGTAAAACAATTTAATTATATCTGACTATTTGGATGCAAGGATCGCTATGTAGGCTATTTAGGATTAAAGTGCGGCTAAAAGGATGCTTGAATTAGAATTATTTTATTCTTTATCATTATGCTAACATTTTCTGTTCACAATATTGTTCATAATTACAGATTATATTAAAATGTATAGTAGCCTATATTTAGCCTAGTGAGATTTACCACAACTTTCAGAAATGGGTACGCTATCCCTCAATAAAACTACAACATAGACTCACAGTTGGGTTTCAGTTTCGTTTCTCAATCAAAGTTAGAGGAACGAAAGTTAACTGTTGTTATGTAATTTACGTCATCCTCAAGATTATGAACTTAAATTTAGTCAATGGTGCCCTGAGGACATAAAATATAAAACTACAAGATACAAGATACAGTAACAAGTACATTACATTAGAACATGTAACATCACAGGTATCATAAACAAATGATTAAAGTCAATCAAAACAATTGCACACCTCAGTGAACTCATTTATCATCAGGGTGTTAAACTGCCCTAGTGGCACCAGGGAATCCAAATGTaatggtatttaaccctttccaAGACAGGACTTCCAAATAAAACCTTTGTTCTACCCGTTTCAGCCCCAGTGGAGGGTCTGGGGGCAGTGGTCTCTGTGGCTTGTGGTCAGGACCACTCTGTAGCTGTGTGCGCGTCAGGACAGGTCTACTCCTGGGGGGCAGGGGGTGAGGGACAGCTGGGCAATACCCCTACTACTGTCTCCAAAGTCCCCAGGCCAAGGCAAGGAAACCTCAACTTCAACTTGAAATAGATCTTGATAGTGAAATATCATCCATGATTTACATTGTCAAGTGATGAGAGCCCTCTTGGACTCCACTGATCACTAACAAAGACAATATATACTAGATGTCTCCTTTTCTTTACAGACCAGTTCCAATACCTTCGCCCTTGCCGATAACAGTGATACAGGTTGCTTGTGGAAATTCCCATTCTTTGGCCTTGACTAAAGGTATAACGTACTGTACCTACTGATGTTCCTCACACAGACTACATTCCATCTAAACTATGATAACCACATGCATCAGTTAGactacacttagaaaaaaggtgctgtcTTAAACCTAAAATGCTTATTCAGTTGTCCCCATTGGAGAACGCATTGGATAAgagtttttggttccaggtagaaccctttttagtttaatgtagaaccctctggttctacatggaacccaaaagggttctacctggaaccaaatagggttatccTATGAgggcagccgaagaacccttttgaaacCCTTGTTATAAAAGTGTACATCAACAGGACAGTGAGATGATATTTATCAGGAAAGAATGTAACTCTGGAATTGTTGTGATGTAATTGTAATGTAATATGTAATTTCTTTGTCTTCTACAGGAGGACAGGTGTTCTCATGGGGTCTTAACAGTCATGGACAGCTGGGCCTGGGGAAGGGAGTCCCTCTGCAGCCCATACCTGCCCTGGTGCGCTCCCTCACAGGGGTCCCAGTGACCCAGGTAGCAGCCGGAGGAACCCACACTCTGGCCCTCACCCTCCCAGGCCTGGTCTACTGCTGTGGGGCGAACAGGGCTGGGCAGCTGGGACTCAACCGTGTGGATGAGAAAGGTACTACGGCACTCTACCTCTCTTCGTATGCTAATTGTATAAAAAGCTAATCAGGCTTATCCACCAGCATTTTCTCATTTCAACTTGGATTCCTTTGTTATAACCACTAagtcattttacagatgtattatAATGAGTGGGAACATTGCATGATGCTTGTATGACGCTTGTTCCCCCTGCCAGGCCGGTTCAACATCTGTGCTGTGCCTGCTCTCAGAGTCTTGGGGGTTTCCTTCATCAGCTGTGGAGAGGCACATTCTGCTGTTCTCACCAAGGTATCATACTATTACTGTGGAGAGGCACATTCTGCTGTTCTCACCAAGGTATCAAAATGTTACTGTGGAGAGGCACATTCTGCTGTTCTCACCAAGGTATCATACTATTACTGTGGAGAGGCACATTCTGCTGTTCTCACCAAGGTATCATACGATTACTGTGGAGAGGCACATTCTGCTGTTCTCACCAAGGTATCATACTATTACTGTGGAGAGGCACATTCTGCTGTTCTCACCAAGGTATCATACTATTACTGTGGAGAGGCACATTCTGCTGTTCTCACCAAGGTATCATACTATTACTGTGGAGAGGCACATTCTGCTGTTCTCACCAAGGTATCATGCTATTACTGTGGAGAGGCACATTCTGCTGTTCTCACCAAGGTATCATGCTATTACTGTGGAGAGGCACACTGCTGTTCACACCAAGGTATCATACTATTACTGTGGAGAGGCACATTCTGCTGTTCTCACCAAGGTATCATACTATTACTGTGGAGAGGCACATTCTGCTGTTCTCACCAAGGTATCATGCTATTACTGTGGAGAGGCACATTCTGCTGTTCTCACCAAGGTATCATACTATTACTGTGGAGAGGGACACTGCTGTTCTCCAAGGTTTCATACTGTCACTGTGGAGAGGGACATTGCTGTTCTCACCAAGGTATCATACTATTACTGTCTTTTTACTGAAGGCCCCAAGGAAGATGTTGGTGTGAAAGGAGACAAATACTACGGCAGTTCATTAAGTTCAGAAAAAGTATTTAACGTCCTAAACAGTGTCCCCACTGGGAGATAGTTCTGCACACAAAGTCAGCAACCTCTCGAAGGTACAATTCATCACATGttggtaaataaagccagttatACAAAATGACCTTGAAcagaggtgaaaaacaaatgatcaaGTGTCTGGTGGGTGTCTGGAAGAGGTAGGCTACACAATgaacctgtcacgacttccaccgaagtcatttcctctccttgttcgggcggtgttcggcggtcggcgtcaccggtcttctagccatcgttgatccacttttcattttccatttgttttgtcttgttttcttacacacctggtttccatttccctcattaattgttgtgtatttaaccctctgctccccccatgtccttgtgtggaattgtttgtttgtaagagcttgtactctatgttactggtgcgcgtctggttttgtacccatgtaggtTATTTTTGTATTCCCGTGGGTTTTGttttaaactgctccggctattacctatttctgctctcctgcgtctgacttcactgacACCAGTTCCGCAACCCTTACAGAACCATACAAGTTGTTATCATACTAAATGAGAAGTAACAGTTTATTACAGAATGGAATATCACAGGTTATACAGAATATGTCCTGATTATGGCTTTTAATACAGATCAAGCCTCAGGTCTACCAGAGTAAAGGTAAATCCAGTGTGTCGACCCTTCAATACCATTAGACTGTCTCTTTAAAAAGGGATTAGGGCCCTGACCTGATTagaccaggaacaactctgggcctTGACATGTCAACAACTGGTTCTGGTTCTTTGCGGTCTTTAGGGTGGACAGGTGTTCACCTTTGGAGAGGGAAGCCGAGGCCAGCTTGGGCACAACGCCTCAGCTAACGAACTCATACCCAAACTGGTAGAGGGTATGGATGGACTGGGCTCACAGATAGCATGTGGCAGGTAATGACCAACATCATAATGCTActtatacacatatatacacatataataAACAGATAGGAAACCAATCTTGAACATTCTCAGTCTGACTGTCTTTTTGTCTTACTGTAACTCTGCCAGCCATCACACCCTGGTGCTGGGGTCCTCAGGTCAACTCTGGGCCTTTGGCAGTGGGGTCAAAGGTCAGCTAGGGACTGGCAACACAGAGGGCTGCTTGCGACCCACCTCAGTGCTGCTGAAAAGGGCTTCTGGTGGGGCAGTGACAGTCATACACAATGGTACCGGATgcaatgtttattttattgtctTTTATTGTCTTTTGTATTTGATTCTATTCAATTATATTATGCAGCTACATACTGACTATGTAGTGTTTGGGTGATTGAATTAGAACACATACTGTTTAACGAGACTTGATGTcccttgtggtggctaatttctgcattaccaaatgaagAGTgttaaacacaccagtccgagttaactacatctttaatacttaagatacttttgcaaaagcacttgaccttcaataatgcactctcttgaatgaaccattgaataaggtgattacacaatggctacagagatattttatagcaaagatacacccccttcaacgtacattgacaaaccacagatacatagaatgggtcacaaaggttaagttttgtatgacagatatccataataCACAGCaggcagtaactgctatgtcaacagggttcattgtatagcccagtatctggtccccttagaaccgtccctccctggtacttcatagaacaaaaacaccatttcatccaatggcatatatcaattgtcaactctagatactcccatctcaagcaaaccccctcttgaccccactcctggacaggctcactggggggagtgagcctctaggccatatactatcacaggataagtgcgagatctaagagaggacacaCAATTCCCAGACACtaccataaacctccccacaataaagaaaaggagggagtgacttgctcacagacattgtggagacaagtcattggttccccattaatcacgccatcccttcacatggtttaagaataggtaaagacacatccCCCAtgaagacaagtctgacctctcccctctctgggccccaagtgactgagccccagctaagggaaacgtgcaactgaaacataccagagtccaaaggacactttctaatgacaagtatctcacataagcatattatactaataaaacatcttaattatctatgttacccaactaattctgattcatccatgACACCCTACAACctcttcttttctttttttaccagACATGAAGATATCAGTGGGATGGAATTCAAACTTCATTTACACTGCTGAGGTAATGTTTCTGACCATTTATACCTCAATAATAGGGAGACTGGAACATTCTAAATTTCTCAAGCAGCTAATTCATGTTTGAGATATTTTAATTTATTATATTGCTTTATCTGCCTTTGTAGAGTTCTGAAAGAGAACAGCCAATCGGGAGGTTAGATAAAGCCAAGCTGCAAAAATGGCTGACCATAGAGCAAGGAAATGCAGAGGCGGAAAggttaatttattattatttacattgaatattaaaacatacaatcCACCATAGATAAAGGTTCTTTgttagtttaaaaaatatatttctagCAAACTCAAAATTAAAttaacaaacatttattttacagttGTATTTCTTATAGTATAATTGTACTGAAACATCAAATATGTCCACATTTGTTCCAACAGAGAAATATCCTTGATGTTCTCAACAAGTTCAAGTCTTGTGGCCAGTTTCACCAAAGCCAGGTAAGCGATTTTAAAATGGAACGTTTGGATAGTTTATAATGAacactgtgtgtgtacagtatgttgtgtcaATGATAATGCTATACCCATGCTATTCCCTCTACCAGTGAGTCTCCATCAACTAAAGCTGCAGGAGCTTTGAGAGTGGACCTAGAGGCTGCTAGCCAGGCATTTGATCAGCTCTTCAACATCCCATGGATCAGGAAATCAGCTAAGATTATCTCACTCTTCAAAGACTTAAACCGATATCAACAATCCATtaaatatcaatatatattttgaatGGAGGATCATGATAGCATAATGTTACTCTCTTCATGTCTATATATATTCTCCATATAGGTAAATATATTGCCACTGGTGGACACTCTTCGCGGTTCAGCAGCTGTCATCAAGTCACCAGAGATCTTTATGATACTACCCACAATCCCTCTTCTCCACGATGACCAGAACGTCATGAACATGGTCATGGCTTTAGCAATAGTTATCGATGAGGATCTGAATGAAACAGCCATGAACAGTTTAAGTAAATAACCTCTGACCTTTTCAGTTTATCAGCAAATTTGGCATCAGTATAATTTTACAGAA comes from the Salmo trutta chromosome 4, fSalTru1.1, whole genome shotgun sequence genome and includes:
- the LOC115191760 gene encoding protein phosphatase 1K, mitochondrial gives rise to the protein MSASALIHLARSGGTQAMRQRGFLQTALVSVLPLQDDLQRPLHLGLLRASNTRFDPDSSGKPTTWDSFGIWDNRIDEPINLSPSIKYGKPIPKVSLSKVGCASLIGHRRENEDRFQVSQMTDNILYFAVFDGHGGPEAADFCDKYMEKYIKDLIAEEENLEVVLTKAFLELDKALARHLHFFPHVVSAGSTATVALLRDGIELVVGSVGDSRAMLCRKAKALKLTLDHTPERKDEKERIKKSGGWVTWNSLGQPHVNGRLAMTRAIGDFDLKSTGVIAEPETKRISLHHVHDSFLALTTDGINFIMNSQEICDVINQCHDPKEAAQRISEQALQYGSEDNSTIIVVPFGAWGKQKNSETSYSLSRSFVSSGRWA
- the LOC115191763 gene encoding probable E3 ubiquitin-protein ligase HERC6 isoform X1 — translated: MFCWGDGSSGQFGLNFENVSVPTAGNIFSDKVTEITCGEQHTLFLTVDGRILSCGRNSKGQLGRQKNRDSKLPAPVEGLGAVVSVACGQDHSVAVCASGQVYSWGAGGEGQLGNTPTTVSKVPRPRPVPIPSPLPITVIQVACGNSHSLALTKGGQVFSWGLNSHGQLGLGKGVPLQPIPALVRSLTGVPVTQVAAGGTHTLALTLPGLVYCCGANRAGQLGLNRVDEKGRFNICAVPALRVLGVSFISCGEAHSAVLTKGGQVFTFGEGSRGQLGHNASANELIPKLVEGMDGLGSQIACGSHHTLVLGSSGQLWAFGSGVKGQLGTGNTEGCLRPTSVLLKRASGGAVTVIHNDMKISVGWNSNFIYTAESSEREQPIGRLDKAKLQKWLTIEQGNAEAEREISLMFSTSSSLVASFTKASESPSTKAAGALRVDLEAASQAFDQLFNIPWIRKSVNILPLVDTLRGSAAVIKSPEIFMILPTIPLLHDDQNVMNMVMALAIVIDEDLNETAMNSLKEWWSSMETNIMTKHILMWKNALSFMLRNGLLVTHNPGVKFLLEALKYLNRANKRAGRTQKVPASTFYVEEIIDRVIPMEDVKLWRFWSTREDTEVTPVIFCRYPFVLNLICKMAIFNSNALFTKVVHQLTHWQTVMCPSGTFPDNPESPPAPVFQLTLRRPSLIKDTFRQLGAADHDYFKRELVVQFVEDMKLSLVNIRDFFLHVFEELLAPESEMFMYNDTKTLVWFPAKPRVEEKSYFLFGVLCGMALYNHNIVHLPFPLALFKKMVGVKPSLEDLREFDPVVGGSLRYLLEDYTDDDVEENLDMTFTVIWDDQKVELDPKETGKPVTSSNKKQFVDAYVNLAFNRSVEKVFEEFRRGFFKVCDRDMVELFQPEELRGVMVGKEDYDWDTLKQNTVYDGEYHARHPNIVTFWEAFEELTDDQKKAFLLFLTGCDRVPILGMDKIQMTVAVLQNSTEIHFPESLTCHFLLLLPIYPSKEMLLARLKEACAHNRGFWKE